Below is a genomic region from Henckelia pumila isolate YLH828 chromosome 3, ASM3356847v2, whole genome shotgun sequence.
AGCTTCAACATCTCTGGGTCAACggaatttaaaaaaaagaatagCTTATTCCTCTGTATCACATATGGGTTTCATAATGATAGGAATTGGTTCTATCACTGATATGGGGCTTAACGGGGCCCTTTTACAAATAATCTCTCATGGATTTATTGGTGCTGCACTCTTTTTCTTGGCTGGAACTACTTATGATAGAATACGTCTTGTGTATCTTGACGAAATGGGTGGAATAGCTATCCcaatgtcaaaaatattcacGATGTTCAGTAGCTTTTCTATGGCCTCCCTTGCATTACCAGGTATGAGTGGTTTTATTGCCGAATTAATAGTATTTTTTGGATTACTTACTagtccaaaatattttttaatgacaAAACTACTAATTACTTTTGTAATGGCAATTGGAATCATATTAACTcctatttatttattatctcataaaaatgatttttttataaaaatgtgaATATCTATTTAATATAGATTCAAATTTAAgtgaaatttaattttgaatctTTTTTTTCGCGAGGAGCTGAATGAGAAGAAACTCTCACGTCCAGTTCTGTAGTAGAGATGGAATTCCAAAACAACCATCAACTATAACCCTAAAAGAAACCTGTGGCTCTTTCCATTGTGCAAGCAAGATTGGTTGGATTAGCCCACTTTTCGGTAGGTTATATATTCACTTATGCAGCTTTCTTGATTGCCTCTACATCGGGAAAATTTGGCTAACTTGCTTGTGCGGTTCAATCCCTGTGAATGAACAGGGTTACTTTGTGGAGCAAGCTGACAAGGACTGACTAGCCCGGCTATGTAAAATGGATCCGAAGTTGGTGTCTAAACTGGCTGCCAAGCTGAAACTTCCTTAGCCAAAGATACGAATTAGAAAGAAAGGTCATTTCCGCATAGATAGAACTCTGGCATGTACAGAATGAAAACTTCATTCTCGATTCTACGAGAATTTTTATGAAAGCCTTTCATTTGCTTCTCTTCGATGGAAGTTTGATTTTCCCAGAATGCTAAAACCCCTTCCGGTGGTGGACCGAAGCAGAGCTTTGGCCCTCGATCTCGTGCATACAAGGAGCGGAGGCCCCTATACTAAGAATAAAAAGAAGGGACCTCCTTCCCTCTTATAGCTCTTTTAGCAGCCCTTTAAAGCCCTATAAAGAAAAACCTCTAGGGCCTCCTTTCACCTTTTGTTAGCGAcccttatttataatataaggGGAGAAGGAGCTGTTCTCAGGACAAATGCCAGATGCCCGGAATCTACTCTTATTTCATCCCCTGCCGGCTGTTAGGTGCCTAGAATATTGGAAAAAGTCCCTCTTCCGCCTTTTCCTTTTTCAAGCAAGGAAGGGCGATTGTCTTAGTATTCCGGGAATAAAAAAAAGTGGATCTGGAAAAGGGGCCCCGACTTCTTTCCAGAATTCGAGTTCGACCGCAGCTCCCCCCCCTTTTCAAT
It encodes:
- the LOC140889431 gene encoding NAD(P)H-quinone oxidoreductase chain 4, chloroplastic-like → MGFIMIGIGSITDMGLNGALLQIISHGFIGAALFFLAGTTYDRIRLVYLDEMGGIAIPMSKIFTMFSSFSMASLALPGGHALQVSVQVISSSQIRYIKIEKCSLSLLPRPPVSQAFKPRFSNVFATSGFPSFEEAATEAEEKD